The Streptomyces cynarae genome contains a region encoding:
- a CDS encoding type 1 glutamine amidotransferase domain-containing protein — protein sequence MRIAFLTAPEGVEQVELTEPWQAVKDAGHQPVLVSTKPGHVQAFNHLDKADTFPVEAVVGEVPAESFDGLVLPGGVANPDFLRMDEQAVAFVRAFFDQGRPVAAICHGPWTLIEADVVRGRTLTSWPSLKTDISNAGGTWVDEQVHIDRDGNLLITSRKPDDLKAFDEAIVTEFAGQNT from the coding sequence ATGCGTATCGCGTTCCTGACCGCGCCCGAGGGCGTGGAGCAGGTGGAACTCACCGAGCCGTGGCAGGCGGTGAAGGACGCCGGCCACCAGCCGGTCCTGGTGTCGACGAAGCCGGGACACGTGCAGGCGTTCAACCACCTGGACAAGGCGGACACCTTCCCGGTGGAGGCGGTGGTCGGTGAGGTGCCGGCCGAGTCCTTCGACGGGCTGGTGCTGCCGGGCGGGGTGGCGAACCCCGACTTCCTGCGGATGGACGAGCAGGCGGTGGCGTTCGTCCGCGCGTTCTTCGACCAGGGGCGGCCGGTCGCGGCGATCTGCCACGGCCCGTGGACGCTGATCGAGGCCGATGTCGTACGAGGCCGCACCCTGACGTCGTGGCCGAGCCTGAAGACGGACATCAGCAACGCGGGCGGCACCTGGGTCGACGAGCAGGTGCACATCGACCGCGACGGCAACCTGCTGATCACCAGCCGGAAGCCGGACGATCTGAAGGCGTTCGACGAGGCGATCGTGACGGAG
- a CDS encoding diguanylate cyclase, with amino-acid sequence MSRRRRADRVSAYGATVDVGDATTRYLLYGLLPFWFAPGLADWLMHRRTGIEDTSGTKESLIHALMMTEVGVPIALTLRYEVNPLLLCAQLAGTAVHEATALWDVRTAEDSDREVKPVEQHIHSFLESLPFAALAALGCLHADQVRSLLRGGRGDPRAWRLVRRHRPLPRGYVLGIAAAIGACVALPYGEELLRCVRAGRRRARGGKAQEEAGDEAVWQPQDQAL; translated from the coding sequence GTGAGCCGCCGGCGCCGGGCCGACCGGGTCAGTGCGTACGGCGCCACCGTGGACGTCGGCGACGCGACGACCCGCTACCTGCTGTACGGGCTGCTGCCGTTCTGGTTCGCGCCGGGCCTGGCCGACTGGCTGATGCACCGGCGCACCGGGATCGAGGACACGTCCGGCACGAAGGAGTCGTTGATCCACGCGCTGATGATGACCGAGGTGGGCGTGCCCATCGCGCTCACGCTGCGCTACGAGGTCAACCCGCTGCTTCTGTGCGCGCAGTTGGCCGGGACCGCGGTGCACGAGGCGACCGCGCTGTGGGACGTGCGCACCGCAGAGGACAGCGACCGTGAGGTCAAGCCGGTGGAGCAGCACATCCACAGCTTCCTGGAGTCGCTGCCGTTCGCGGCGCTCGCCGCGCTCGGGTGTCTGCACGCCGACCAGGTGCGGTCGCTGCTGCGCGGCGGCCGGGGCGACCCGCGCGCCTGGCGGCTGGTGCGGCGGCACCGGCCGCTGCCGCGGGGCTATGTCCTGGGCATCGCGGCGGCGATCGGCGCATGTGTGGCGCTGCCCTACGGCGAGGAACTGCTGCGCTGTGTCCGGGCCGGACGGCGCCGGGCGCGCGGCGGGAAGGCGCAGGAGGAGGCGGGCGACGAGGCCGTGTGGCAGCCGCAGGACCAGGCCTTGTGA
- a CDS encoding CBS domain-containing protein, with protein MADFVREVMTPGVVAVLPDASLVEAAQLMRAEDIGDVLVAEDGRVVGVLTDRDIALRAVADGADPLTVSARAVCTPDPVVVGPDDPVSTAVDLMRGHAVRRLPVVEDGRPVGMVSLGDLAVAQDPTSALADISQAEPGGGRGGVPA; from the coding sequence ATGGCTGATTTCGTCAGGGAGGTCATGACGCCGGGCGTCGTGGCTGTCCTCCCGGACGCCTCACTGGTGGAGGCGGCACAGCTGATGCGCGCCGAGGACATCGGGGACGTCCTGGTCGCCGAGGACGGACGCGTCGTCGGTGTGCTCACGGACCGTGACATCGCGCTGCGGGCCGTCGCGGACGGCGCGGACCCGCTGACCGTGAGCGCCCGTGCGGTGTGCACCCCCGACCCGGTGGTGGTCGGTCCCGACGATCCCGTGTCCACGGCCGTGGACCTGATGCGAGGGCACGCCGTCCGCCGGCTGCCGGTCGTCGAGGACGGCCGGCCGGTGGGCATGGTGAGCCTGGGCGACCTGGCCGTCGCGCAGGACCCGACGTCGGCGCTCGCGGACATCAGCCAGGCCGAGCCCGGAGGCGGACGCGGCGGGGTGCCCGCGTGA
- a CDS encoding DUF2795 domain-containing protein, with protein sequence MQRGSDRLNVHRDDEMKHELQGLLRSGHPTRTEEWHDPEPTADDDPAVWAGPVIPGGARSVADVRFELARILGRTAFPGRPPELIDALRRHHAPDALVAPLERLPRSSRYANAQELAEAIVGGEGAGRSA encoded by the coding sequence ATGCAGCGAGGCAGCGACCGGCTGAACGTCCACCGCGACGACGAGATGAAGCACGAACTCCAGGGGCTGCTGCGCTCGGGCCACCCGACGCGGACCGAGGAGTGGCACGACCCCGAGCCGACCGCCGACGACGACCCGGCGGTGTGGGCCGGTCCGGTGATTCCGGGCGGCGCGCGGTCCGTGGCCGATGTGCGCTTCGAGCTGGCACGGATCCTGGGGCGTACGGCGTTCCCGGGCCGCCCGCCCGAGCTGATCGACGCCCTGCGCCGCCACCACGCCCCGGACGCGCTGGTCGCCCCCCTGGAGCGGCTGCCGCGCTCCTCGCGCTACGCCAACGCGCAGGAGCTCGCCGAGGCGATCGTGGGCGGCGAAGGGGCGGGCCGGAGCGCATAG
- a CDS encoding thiamine pyrophosphate-requiring protein, with protein sequence MATKVADHVLARLREWGVEQVFGYPGDGINGLLAAWGRAEDRPRFLQARHEEMAAFEAVGYAKFSGRLGVCAATSGPGAIHLLNGLYDAKLDHVPVLALVGQTHRTAMGGSYQQEVDLHTLFKDVASDFVETVMVPEQLPNVLDRAIRTAYARRAPTALIIPGDVQELDYSPPTHEFKMVPSSLGRSAWTAVPSQESLERAAEVLNAGDKVAILIGQGAAGAVTEVQQIAELLGAGVAKALLGKDVLSDELPYVTGSIGLLGTRPSYELMRDCDTLLTIGSSFPYTQFMPDFGKARAVQIDIDPHMIGMRYPYEVNLVGDARATLQRLIPLLDKDRGREWFETVCANVSRWHEVMQKRAELSADPINPEYVARALDPMLPQNAIVTSDSGSVANWYARHLTMRPGMRGSLSGTLATMGSGVPYAIGAKFAHPDRPVIALVGDGAMQMNGLAEMITAAKYKDRWEDPRLVVAVWNNHDLNQVTWEMRAMEGAPSFLPSQEIPDVQYAAFARSLGLTGVRVEKPEDVEAGWRAGLEADGPAVVEFLTDPAVPPIPPHASWEQMQATAASILKGDADRAGMIRQGFKAKVQEFLPGRGDKES encoded by the coding sequence ATGGCCACCAAGGTCGCCGACCACGTCCTGGCGCGCTTGCGCGAATGGGGCGTGGAGCAAGTCTTCGGCTACCCCGGCGACGGCATCAACGGGCTGCTCGCGGCCTGGGGCCGCGCCGAGGACCGGCCCCGGTTCCTGCAGGCGCGGCACGAGGAGATGGCCGCGTTCGAGGCGGTCGGCTACGCCAAGTTCAGCGGCCGTCTCGGTGTGTGCGCGGCCACCTCGGGACCCGGCGCGATCCACCTGCTCAACGGCCTGTACGACGCCAAGCTCGACCACGTGCCCGTGCTCGCCTTGGTCGGCCAGACGCACCGCACGGCGATGGGCGGCTCCTACCAGCAGGAAGTCGACCTGCACACCCTCTTCAAGGACGTGGCCTCGGACTTCGTGGAGACCGTGATGGTCCCCGAGCAGCTGCCGAACGTCCTGGACCGCGCGATCCGCACCGCGTACGCGCGCCGCGCCCCCACGGCCCTGATCATCCCCGGTGACGTGCAGGAGCTGGACTACTCCCCGCCGACGCACGAGTTCAAGATGGTCCCCTCGAGCCTCGGCCGCAGCGCCTGGACGGCGGTCCCCTCGCAGGAGTCCCTGGAGAGGGCCGCGGAGGTCCTCAACGCCGGCGACAAGGTGGCCATCCTGATCGGCCAGGGCGCGGCCGGCGCGGTGACCGAGGTGCAGCAGATCGCCGAGCTGCTGGGCGCGGGCGTGGCGAAGGCGCTGCTCGGCAAGGACGTGCTCAGCGACGAGCTGCCGTACGTCACCGGCTCGATCGGTCTGCTGGGCACCCGCCCGTCGTACGAGCTGATGCGCGACTGCGACACCCTGCTCACCATCGGCTCCTCGTTCCCGTACACGCAGTTCATGCCGGACTTCGGCAAGGCTCGGGCCGTGCAGATCGACATCGACCCGCACATGATCGGCATGCGCTACCCGTACGAGGTGAACCTCGTCGGCGACGCCAGGGCGACCCTGCAGCGCCTGATCCCGCTGCTGGACAAGGACCGCGGCCGCGAGTGGTTCGAGACCGTGTGCGCGAACGTGTCCCGCTGGCACGAGGTCATGCAGAAGCGGGCGGAGCTGTCCGCGGACCCGATCAACCCGGAGTACGTGGCCCGCGCCCTGGACCCGATGCTGCCGCAGAACGCGATCGTCACCTCCGACTCCGGTTCGGTGGCGAACTGGTACGCACGGCACCTGACGATGCGGCCCGGTATGCGCGGGTCGCTGTCCGGGACGCTGGCGACGATGGGCAGCGGGGTCCCGTACGCGATCGGCGCGAAGTTCGCCCACCCCGACCGGCCGGTGATCGCGCTGGTCGGTGACGGCGCGATGCAGATGAACGGCCTCGCGGAGATGATCACGGCGGCGAAGTACAAGGACCGCTGGGAGGATCCGCGGCTGGTGGTGGCCGTGTGGAACAACCACGACCTCAACCAGGTGACGTGGGAGATGCGCGCGATGGAGGGCGCCCCGTCGTTCCTGCCGTCACAGGAGATCCCCGACGTGCAGTACGCCGCCTTCGCGCGCTCCCTGGGTCTGACCGGCGTCCGGGTGGAGAAGCCGGAGGACGTGGAGGCGGGCTGGCGCGCGGGGCTGGAGGCGGACGGCCCGGCGGTCGTCGAGTTCCTGACCGACCCGGCGGTGCCGCCGATCCCGCCGCACGCCAGCTGGGAGCAGATGCAGGCCACGGCGGCCTCGATCCTGAAGGGCGACGCGGACCGCGCCGGGATGATCCGCCAGGGGTTCAAGGCGAAGGTGCAGGAGTTCCTGCCCGGACGCGGCGACAAGGAGTCATGA
- a CDS encoding RNA polymerase sigma factor SigF yields the protein MQNRASVKHHPHDDAPDTTEAFRRLASLPPGPQRDALRDEIVEAWLPMAERLAGRFRSRGESFEDLRQVAFLGLVKAVDRYDPERGHAFESYAVPTVTGEIKRHFRDHMWTLHVPRRVQDLRNRVRFAVQDLSQTVSGRRPTVAEIAEHANMSEEDVLAGLEALESFTALSLDAELPGSEDGYSLGDSLGSPDPALDTVVDREAVKPRLKALPERERAILYMRFFDDMTQSSIAEQLGISQMHVSRLISRCCSRLREQVMRDAV from the coding sequence ATGCAGAACCGAGCTAGCGTGAAGCACCACCCCCACGACGACGCCCCCGACACCACGGAGGCCTTCCGCAGGCTCGCTTCGCTCCCCCCGGGCCCCCAGCGCGACGCGCTCCGCGACGAGATCGTCGAGGCCTGGCTGCCCATGGCCGAACGGCTCGCGGGCCGCTTCCGCAGCCGCGGGGAGAGCTTCGAGGACCTGCGCCAGGTGGCGTTCCTCGGCCTGGTCAAGGCCGTTGACCGGTACGACCCCGAGCGGGGGCACGCCTTCGAGAGCTATGCCGTCCCCACCGTCACCGGTGAGATCAAGCGGCACTTCCGCGACCACATGTGGACCCTGCACGTGCCCCGCCGCGTCCAGGACCTGCGCAACCGCGTCCGCTTCGCCGTCCAGGACCTGTCGCAGACCGTCTCGGGCCGCAGGCCCACCGTCGCCGAGATCGCCGAGCACGCCAACATGAGTGAGGAGGACGTCCTGGCCGGCCTCGAGGCCCTGGAGAGCTTCACGGCGCTCTCCCTGGACGCCGAACTGCCCGGCAGCGAGGACGGGTACTCGCTGGGCGACTCGCTCGGCTCGCCCGACCCCGCGCTCGACACCGTCGTGGACCGCGAGGCCGTCAAGCCCCGTCTCAAGGCCCTCCCGGAGCGCGAACGCGCCATCCTGTACATGCGCTTCTTCGACGACATGACCCAGAGCAGCATCGCCGAGCAGCTCGGCATCTCCCAGATGCACGTCTCCCGCCTGATCAGCCGCTGCTGCTCCCGGCTGCGCGAGCAGGTGATGCGGGACGCCGTCTAA
- a CDS encoding GAF domain-containing protein, with translation MAQTDEFGEELADFVRRVAELKAARAIPADDLPSVLDAAIFELDHVAGRLWPWYQRLSTGAGAAPAGSGERQEQQLLKTLFQRLPVPVALVDRETVVRRLNFAAISFTGARAGYATGRPLTGLLAHADRAAFRSQTAAVARGEGDRSMTVRLPQHPSVPVRATLVAVRPSGEPRTAVMVVLQPADTRVPAGEQTPPGGVPDLTETTRHAALMDLLDAMTSALLTAPAGAALERAARVLHGRFADWVVADAGDGRLTRTAVLGPPGEDVDALVAQDPAACPLVVEAARGGSSVLRVRPEDPEAFGRDASGAPVLFRANVTSLLCVPLTDGGAVRGVLTLFRSGARPAFSMAEAQAMDMMSRHTALALRAVG, from the coding sequence ATGGCGCAGACGGACGAATTCGGTGAAGAGCTGGCGGATTTCGTCCGCCGGGTGGCGGAACTCAAGGCGGCCCGTGCCATACCCGCGGACGACCTGCCCTCGGTGCTCGACGCGGCGATCTTCGAACTCGACCATGTGGCAGGTCGGTTGTGGCCGTGGTACCAGCGGCTGTCCACGGGCGCCGGGGCCGCCCCGGCCGGTTCCGGTGAGCGCCAGGAGCAGCAGCTGCTGAAGACCCTCTTCCAGCGGCTTCCGGTGCCGGTCGCGCTGGTGGACCGCGAGACGGTGGTGCGGCGGCTGAACTTCGCGGCCATCTCCTTCACCGGGGCCCGCGCGGGCTATGCGACGGGCCGCCCGCTGACCGGGCTTCTGGCGCACGCCGACCGGGCCGCGTTCCGTTCGCAGACGGCCGCGGTGGCACGCGGCGAGGGCGACCGCAGCATGACGGTACGTCTGCCGCAGCATCCGTCGGTGCCGGTACGGGCGACGCTGGTCGCGGTGCGGCCGAGCGGGGAGCCGCGCACGGCGGTCATGGTGGTGCTGCAGCCCGCGGACACCCGGGTGCCGGCCGGCGAGCAAACCCCGCCCGGCGGCGTCCCGGACCTCACCGAGACCACGCGGCACGCGGCGCTGATGGACCTGCTGGACGCGATGACAAGTGCCCTGCTCACCGCGCCGGCCGGGGCCGCCCTGGAGCGGGCGGCCCGGGTGCTGCACGGCCGGTTCGCGGACTGGGTGGTGGCGGACGCGGGAGACGGGCGCCTGACCCGTACGGCGGTACTGGGACCGCCCGGTGAGGACGTGGACGCGCTGGTAGCGCAGGACCCCGCCGCGTGCCCCCTCGTCGTCGAGGCGGCACGCGGCGGGTCCTCGGTCCTGCGGGTGCGGCCGGAGGACCCGGAGGCGTTCGGGCGGGACGCCTCGGGTGCCCCCGTCCTCTTCCGCGCGAACGTGACGTCCCTGCTGTGCGTTCCGCTCACCGACGGGGGCGCCGTGCGGGGGGTGCTCACGCTGTTCCGCAGCGGGGCCCGGCCGGCGTTCTCGATGGCGGAGGCGCAGGCGATGGACATGATGTCCCGTCACACTGCGCTGGCGCTGCGCGCCGTCGGTTAG
- a CDS encoding ANTAR domain-containing response regulator, producing the protein MPETGQLDHHPGGYRLAAESPESALPGRRLSDLVEQVARCTPGCCGASTTVVEGGVEGGTDRSAAVTHPDLAPLVTVQLRSGDGPIVEALESGEPVEAFDLLREERWPEYRALALDAGVRSSVTIPFRRSGLVVTLSLYSFRSGALKGAPHGPARVLGDLAVGCLARDRSYRAALTELDQLGAALRSRPVVDQACGIVMHVLGCDAEAAFQVLRRISQGANRKLADVAAGVVDKRGRGLERELLSLAG; encoded by the coding sequence ATGCCGGAGACCGGACAACTCGATCACCACCCGGGGGGTTACCGCCTGGCGGCCGAATCCCCGGAGTCCGCCCTCCCGGGGCGCCGGCTGTCGGACCTCGTCGAACAGGTGGCCCGGTGCACCCCCGGCTGCTGCGGCGCCAGCACCACGGTCGTGGAAGGCGGTGTCGAGGGCGGCACGGACCGGTCCGCCGCCGTCACCCATCCCGATCTCGCCCCGCTCGTCACCGTCCAGCTCCGCAGCGGCGACGGGCCGATCGTCGAGGCCCTGGAGTCGGGCGAGCCCGTCGAGGCCTTCGACCTGCTGCGCGAGGAGCGCTGGCCGGAGTACCGCGCGCTCGCCCTCGACGCCGGCGTACGGTCCAGCGTCACGATCCCGTTCCGGCGGTCGGGGCTGGTCGTCACGCTCAGCCTCTACAGCTTCCGGTCCGGGGCCCTGAAGGGCGCCCCGCACGGCCCCGCCCGGGTGCTCGGCGACCTCGCCGTGGGCTGTCTGGCGCGCGACCGCTCCTACCGTGCCGCCCTCACGGAACTCGACCAGCTCGGCGCCGCCCTGCGCTCCCGGCCCGTCGTCGACCAGGCGTGCGGGATCGTGATGCACGTCCTGGGCTGCGACGCCGAGGCGGCCTTCCAGGTACTGCGCCGCATCTCCCAGGGCGCCAACCGCAAACTCGCCGATGTCGCCGCCGGCGTCGTGGACAAGCGGGGCCGCGGCCTGGAGCGGGAGCTGCTTTCGCTGGCCGGCTGA
- a CDS encoding aminotransferase class I/II-fold pyridoxal phosphate-dependent enzyme: MRRTDPEGHGPVRYGPPFPEQGLPLLPGLSAALAEAADRDGSGPSRLPALLDAACGYFARRGLPAEPDDVAAAPGAPAIFVAVTAALGGDVLVPRPCPAWWAPQVRALGRSVFHVPTPMECGGVPDPYALLETVRRIRAEGGDPRLLVLAVADDPTATVAPPELVHETVEAAAGEGLHLVSDETWRDTVHRPHDTVLLSPAEMLPDRVTVVTDLAGPFLPPGWPAAVARFPATPDGAGLRARALDVLTALGARIADPVAAAAAYALDEPADVTQRLTAGNALHARVADAARRAVVAAGALVLPPQAGRHLYADLEPLRSALDARGVGDAQELEDLLTARLGMPAPGGHRFGDDLAALRVRLSTGPLLGASAAEGAQCLTSPEPLELPHVQRALTHVGSVFADLRDDAQRWEPPR, translated from the coding sequence ATGCGGCGGACGGATCCGGAGGGGCACGGCCCCGTCCGTTACGGACCGCCCTTCCCCGAGCAGGGGCTGCCCCTCCTGCCGGGCCTGTCCGCGGCGCTCGCCGAGGCCGCCGACCGCGACGGCTCCGGCCCCTCCCGTCTACCCGCCCTCCTCGACGCCGCCTGCGGCTACTTCGCGCGGCGCGGACTGCCCGCCGAGCCCGACGACGTCGCCGCCGCCCCCGGCGCCCCCGCGATCTTCGTCGCCGTCACGGCCGCGCTCGGTGGCGACGTCCTCGTCCCACGGCCCTGCCCGGCCTGGTGGGCGCCCCAGGTCCGGGCGCTGGGGCGGTCCGTGTTCCATGTGCCGACACCCATGGAGTGCGGCGGCGTCCCCGACCCGTACGCCCTCCTGGAGACCGTCCGCAGGATCCGCGCCGAGGGCGGCGACCCCCGCCTCCTCGTGCTCGCCGTCGCCGACGACCCCACCGCCACCGTCGCCCCGCCCGAACTCGTGCACGAGACCGTCGAGGCCGCCGCCGGGGAGGGGTTGCACCTGGTCAGCGACGAGACCTGGCGCGACACCGTGCACCGGCCGCACGACACCGTGCTGCTCAGCCCCGCCGAGATGCTGCCGGACCGGGTCACCGTCGTCACCGACCTCGCCGGGCCCTTCCTGCCGCCCGGCTGGCCCGCGGCCGTCGCCCGCTTCCCGGCCACCCCCGACGGCGCCGGACTGCGCGCCCGCGCCCTGGACGTGCTCACCGCGCTCGGCGCCCGGATCGCCGACCCGGTCGCCGCAGCGGCCGCGTACGCCCTCGACGAGCCCGCCGACGTCACCCAGCGCCTCACCGCCGGCAACGCGCTCCACGCGCGCGTGGCCGACGCCGCGCGCCGGGCCGTCGTCGCCGCGGGCGCGCTCGTCCTGCCCCCGCAGGCCGGCCGCCACCTCTACGCCGACCTGGAGCCGCTTCGCTCCGCGCTCGACGCGCGCGGCGTCGGTGACGCGCAGGAACTCGAGGACCTCCTCACCGCCCGGCTCGGCATGCCCGCGCCGGGCGGCCACCGCTTCGGGGACGACCTGGCGGCGCTCCGCGTCCGTCTGTCCACCGGACCCCTCCTCGGCGCGAGCGCCGCGGAAGGGGCGCAGTGCCTCACCTCACCGGAGCCGCTGGAACTGCCACACGTACAACGCGCGTTGACCCATGTGGGATCGGTCTTCGCCGATCTCCGCGACGACGCTCAGCGATGGGAGCCTCCTCGATGA
- a CDS encoding MBL fold metallo-hydrolase — MTQQSESTTSTVAAHRDTGAPASTPLLSQDPAPLVAPPLAAPRPLGERRIWPRSFTDRLTTPLPGLKAMARFAREGAVRPGPEGLKDIPRLPYEPGPLPRVDARTVAVSWAGHASWVVRIGGLTVLTDPVWSRRILGTPARITPVGIDWGALPRVDAVVISHNHYDHLDAPTLRRLPRDTPVLVPAGLAAWFRRRRFTCVTELDWWEAAEVRGVRFDFVPAHHWSKRTLTDTCRSLWGGWVLTAPDGQRVYFAGDTGYGHWFERIGQRYPGIDLALMPIGAYDPRWWLSDVHCDPEEAVRATLDLGARRMAPMHWATFVLSAEPVLEPLSRVRTAWEKAGRARDDLWDLPVGASRVLH; from the coding sequence ATGACGCAGCAGTCCGAGTCGACCACGAGCACCGTTGCGGCACACCGGGACACCGGTGCGCCCGCGTCCACGCCCCTGCTGAGCCAGGACCCCGCGCCGCTGGTGGCGCCGCCGCTCGCGGCGCCCCGCCCGCTCGGTGAGCGCCGTATCTGGCCGCGCTCCTTCACGGACCGGCTGACCACTCCGCTGCCCGGCCTGAAGGCCATGGCCCGCTTCGCCCGCGAGGGCGCGGTGCGGCCCGGGCCCGAGGGTCTGAAGGACATCCCCCGGCTGCCGTACGAGCCGGGCCCGCTGCCGCGGGTCGACGCGCGCACGGTCGCCGTCTCCTGGGCGGGCCACGCCAGTTGGGTGGTGCGGATCGGCGGGCTGACGGTCCTGACCGACCCCGTCTGGTCGCGGCGCATCCTCGGAACTCCCGCGCGGATCACGCCCGTCGGCATCGACTGGGGCGCCCTGCCGCGCGTCGACGCGGTCGTCATCAGCCACAACCACTACGACCACCTCGACGCTCCGACGCTGCGCCGCCTCCCGCGCGACACCCCGGTGCTCGTACCGGCCGGGCTCGCCGCGTGGTTCCGCCGCCGGCGGTTCACGTGCGTCACCGAGCTGGACTGGTGGGAGGCCGCCGAGGTCAGAGGTGTCCGGTTCGACTTCGTGCCCGCCCACCACTGGTCCAAGCGCACCCTGACCGACACGTGCCGCTCGCTGTGGGGCGGCTGGGTGCTGACGGCGCCCGACGGGCAGCGGGTCTACTTCGCGGGCGACACCGGGTACGGGCACTGGTTCGAGCGGATCGGGCAGCGCTATCCGGGGATCGACCTGGCCCTCATGCCGATCGGCGCGTACGACCCGCGCTGGTGGCTCAGCGACGTCCACTGCGACCCGGAGGAGGCGGTCCGCGCGACGCTCGACCTGGGCGCACGGCGGATGGCGCCCATGCACTGGGCCACGTTCGTGCTGTCGGCGGAGCCGGTCCTGGAACCGCTGTCCCGGGTGCGGACGGCCTGGGAGAAGGCGGGACGGGCCCGCGACGACCTGTGGGACCTGCCGGTGGGGGCGTCACGGGTACTGCACTGA
- a CDS encoding DedA family protein → MYLAAATTLVPTESTQQAVGYPSLFLLVLIGALVPVVPTGALVSSAAVVAFHRTAPFSLALVFGVAALAAFLGDVALYWLGRRGMRSKNGSRWLENLRGRAPEDRLAQAQEKLNEHGIAVLTLSRLVPAGRIPVMLACLLARMPLREFARGDAPACLAWTATYQLIGIVGGSLFPKPWEGVVAAIVLTVVISTAPGLWRRMRRAATS, encoded by the coding sequence ATGTACCTCGCCGCAGCGACCACCCTCGTGCCCACGGAGTCCACGCAACAGGCCGTCGGCTATCCGTCGTTGTTCCTGCTGGTGCTGATCGGGGCGCTGGTGCCGGTCGTGCCGACAGGGGCGCTGGTCAGTTCCGCGGCGGTCGTGGCCTTCCACCGGACCGCGCCCTTCTCGCTCGCGCTGGTCTTCGGCGTCGCGGCGCTCGCGGCCTTCCTCGGGGACGTCGCGCTGTACTGGCTCGGGCGGCGCGGCATGCGGTCGAAGAACGGTTCCCGCTGGCTGGAGAACCTCCGCGGCCGCGCCCCCGAGGACCGGCTCGCCCAGGCGCAGGAGAAGCTGAACGAGCACGGGATCGCGGTGCTCACCCTCTCCCGGCTGGTCCCGGCGGGGCGCATTCCGGTGATGCTCGCCTGCCTGCTGGCCCGTATGCCGCTGCGGGAGTTCGCCCGCGGCGACGCCCCGGCCTGCCTCGCCTGGACCGCCACGTACCAGCTGATCGGCATCGTCGGCGGCTCGCTGTTCCCGAAGCCGTGGGAGGGCGTGGTGGCGGCGATCGTACTGACGGTCGTGATCAGCACGGCACCCGGCCTGTGGCGCCGGATGCGCAGGGCCGCCACCTCATGA
- a CDS encoding MBL fold metallo-hydrolase, with amino-acid sequence MPVEVTWWGHATCTVEDSGVRVLTDPLFARRLAHLRRRRGAPPPPEAAVADVTLVSHLHADHLHVPSLARLAPGTRVLVPRGASAQVPGLRRLGRLRLTEVAPGDRVRIGDLVVRVVPARHDGRRLPVGPHRSPALGFVVEGEARTYFAGDTGLFPSMAEEVGPVDVALLPVGGWGPYLGEGHLDAGRAAQALARLMPRSAVPVHFGTYWPIGMDAVRPHEFHAPGAEFARLAARYAPGVRVHLLSHGESVRPEVAR; translated from the coding sequence GTGCCGGTGGAGGTCACGTGGTGGGGTCACGCCACCTGCACGGTCGAGGACTCCGGCGTACGGGTGCTCACCGATCCCCTGTTCGCGCGCCGCCTCGCGCATCTGCGGCGGCGCCGGGGCGCCCCGCCGCCGCCCGAGGCCGCGGTGGCGGACGTGACGCTGGTGTCGCATCTGCACGCCGACCATCTGCACGTGCCGTCGCTGGCCCGTCTGGCCCCGGGCACCCGGGTGCTGGTGCCGCGCGGCGCCTCCGCCCAGGTGCCGGGGCTGCGCAGGCTGGGCCGGCTGCGGCTCACGGAGGTGGCGCCCGGGGACCGGGTACGGATCGGTGACCTGGTCGTACGGGTGGTGCCCGCACGGCACGACGGGCGGCGGCTGCCGGTGGGGCCGCACCGCTCCCCCGCGCTCGGGTTCGTCGTCGAGGGGGAGGCGCGGACGTACTTCGCCGGGGACACCGGTCTGTTCCCGTCGATGGCCGAAGAGGTCGGGCCGGTCGACGTGGCGCTGCTGCCGGTCGGCGGCTGGGGGCCGTACCTCGGCGAGGGGCACCTGGACGCGGGGCGCGCGGCGCAGGCGCTGGCCCGGCTGATGCCGCGCAGCGCGGTGCCGGTGCACTTCGGCACGTACTGGCCGATCGGGATGGACGCCGTGCGCCCCCACGAGTTCCACGCCCCGGGCGCCGAGTTCGCCCGCCTCGCCGCGCGGTACGCGCCGGGCGTCAGGGTGCACCTGCTGTCCCACGGTGAGAGCGTCCGCCCGGAGGTCGCCCGGTGA